ATAGAATGATAGATGTTTTAAAAAATAAAGGCAGAAACCCTGCAAGAGATATAGTAGAAAATATCGAAAAGGCTGTTGATACCTTTGCAAGCGGCCAGCCGCAATTCGATGATATGACCCTCATGGTGGTCAAGGTTTTATAAAGCATTTCTGCTTTTTGACAATGAGCCAGTAATCTATTGACTGTTATATCTTTTTCTGGTATCTTAGATTTGAAACTGAGGAATATTTTTCATAACTTATGAAAATAGAGCCAGAAATAAATAAACTCACTCAGGCAATTATCGCTGGGGAATCTAAAAAGTCTGTTGATCTGGCTGAAAAACTCCTCAAGGGTGGCCTCCCTGTAGAGAAGCTCATTGATGACGGAGTAACCGCAGCGCTTCGATCTCTGGATGCAAAATGCACAAATGAAGAATTTAACCTCCTTGAAATAATGCTTGCAGGACGAGCCATGATGGCGGTAATGGATGATGTAGTTGCAAGGTATCTTCCAAAATCGTCCCGCATGAACCACGAATCTGAAAAGACCATTGTCTTAGGCACCATAAAAGGCGACATCCATGACCTCGGAAAACATGTGATAAAGATGCTCTTGCGAGCTAATGACTTCAGGGTAATTGACATCGGCAAGGATGTGAATCCTGAAGATTTTGTAAAGGCTGCAATAATGGAGGGTGCGGGATATATAGGGGTGAGTAGCTTAATAACAGTGACTATTCCATACATAAGGGAGATTAAAGATATTCTCTCCAGAGAGGGTTTAATGGATATAAAAGTTATAGCTGGTGGTGCTGCGATACAACAGACAAGGCCTAAAGATCTTAATGTGGATTATGTTGCAAAGGATGCCTTTGATACCCTCCATTATCTTGAAGGAGCAAAGGACAAGTCTATGACCCTCTTAAATTTTTTGCCATGACATCCTATGAGAAATTGCTCAGCGTAATAAATGGTGTGTTACCTGAAGAAAGACCTGTTGCTCCTGAGGTCTTCGGCCTCACAGCGAGAATTAATGGATACAACGTCTTTCAGTATGTGAGTGATGGGAGCGTAATAGCAGAAAGTCAACTTAAGGCGAGAGAGGCTATTGGCTACGATATTTTATTCGCTTTTGCAGACCTATCTGTAGAGGCAGAGGCATTGGGATGCACTCTCCATTACGAAGAGGACGCATACCCATTTATCGAAAAACATGTTCTCAGGGACATGTATGACATAAAGGAATTGAAATTCCCAGACCCTTCAAAGGACGGTAGGATGCCTGTTCTCCTTAAAGCCTGCAGGTGGCTCAGAGAAGCAGCAGGAAATGAGTGCCTTATAGCTGCCTGCGTTCTGGGACCTCTCACCATTGCCTCGCAGCTCATGGGTCTTGAAAGATTTCTCTATCAATTAGCTGATGGACCTGAGAGAGTGGAACAACTTCTGGACTTTACCGAAGAGGTTGCTATAAGGTAAGGTACGGTAAGGCACTTATAAGGGCAGGGGCACATTGCCCTGTCGTCTTTGACCCTGTTGCATCACCTGCTGTTATCCCCCCTTACCTTTTTGACCGTTTAGAAGTTCAGAGACTAAGGAGAATGTATAATTCATTTAAAGAGGAGGGTTCGCCAGTCTCGTGGATAAGTATTGCCGGAGCAACCCATAAAATCATCCCCTATTTTGAAAAGTCAGGAGTGAATCTTGCTACTATAGACTATGTGGTACCCCTTTCAGAGGCCTTCGAACTTGGAGGCAATATCGTGTTAAATGGGAATTTGAAACCTTACTCTTTTGTTTCTGATACTCCACATGAGATAAAGGAGAAAGTAAAAAACTGTCTCAATGAGGCGGAGGGGAAAAGGAATTATATAGTTGGTTCGGGATGTGAAATCCCTCTTGAGACGAGTATAGAGAATGTCCGCGCCCTTGTGGAAGCGGTGAGGGAATTTGACCAATGTCGCTGATAAAACTTAAAAGAGAGCACGCAGGAGAGAAAAATGGTGATAGAGCAGTAAAAGAAAGATGGACTAATACTGCCCTTTCAACGGTTATTAAATTGAATAACATTACAGGTTTTCTTCCGATCAATCTGGAGAAAACCCTAAAGGCAGTAGTTAATGAGACATATAATCTCTTCTGTCCCCAGATATGTTGTATCTTCATGGTAGGACAGGTAGGTAGATTCGAACCTGCTGCATTCAGAACATCCGACGGCTCGATGCCTGATATCCATATCGACTCGACTGTGAATGCCTGTGTCTCTTTGAGGGATGGTTTGCCTTACATAGCCTGCAGTGGAGCAAACTATAGCGCATTATGCCCGAATCGCAAGGTTCCTGATAATGTTTCATCATCTCACGTCTGTATCCCTATGATAACAGGTGGTGATGTGAATGGTGTATTATCCGTATCCTATCAGCCTGAAAGGGTGCTAACCCACGATGAGATGAATGTGCTCCTTTCCATAGCAAACCAGGCATCCATGACTATACAGCGTTATAAGCTCTTTGAGACCCTGAAGAAGGAAAGGCTCGAAATCGAGAAGGCCTACACCGAGATAAGCATTCTCAATGAGAGACTGAAGGAGAAGATAGAAGAACTAAAAGAAGCCAGGTATAGATTGTTACAATCTGAGAAGCTTGTAGCGATCGGAGAGCTTGTAGCAGGATTATGTCATGAGATTAACAATCCGTTAAGCGTAATATTGAATAGGATTGAATGTCTGAGAATGGAATCAAAGGAGATTTTTCTGCCGGAAGGTGTACTTAAGGATCTGGATGTTATCTTTTTGTTTGCTACAAAGGTCTCATCCATGGTGCAGGACCTTTTAATCTTCTCGAGACCACATTCTGTAGAGTTTAAACCTGTAAATATAACAGACATCCTCGAAGCGGTCATAAAAATGCTCGATGGCGACATAAATAAAAGCGGATGTGCTGTCCATACGAATATACCTTTCTCTACACCTGATATTTATGGATGTCCCGAAAGATTAGAGCGGGTATTCCACAACCTACTATCCAACGCAATAGATGCTATGCCAGAAGGAGGAAGGATTTACATAGAGGCTGAAGTCTCCGATGAGAAGCCTGATTTTCTCGAGGTCAAGGTCAGGGATGAAGGTGAAGGGATACCTGAAGAAAATCTCCACAGGATATTTGACCCATTCTTCACAACTAAAAAACTGGGCAGGGGAACAGGCCTGGGGCTCTCCATCTGTTATGGCATTATTAAAAACCATGGGGGAGATATCACGGTAAAAAGTATTGTGAATGAAGGTAGCGTTTTTACAGTATATCTGCCTTTAAAAAGAGTTTCGTCCAGTAACCGGGGGTAGTGTATGTCTAAGGGAAAGATACTGGTTATAGATGATGAAGAAGAGATGCTTGAGAATTATTTGAGACTTCTCAAGAAGCTAAACTATGATTGTATTGCTCAAAAGGACAGTGGTAAGGCGATAAAAGAGTTAGAGCTGCATAATCCTGATGTCATACTTACAGACCTCAGGATGTCTGGCAAGAGCGGACTTGAGGTCCTCGATGCAGCAAAGGAGATCAACCCTGAAACCCCTGTCATCTTAATAACAGCCTATGGAGATATTCCTACCGCTGTAGAATCTATAAAGAGAGGGGCCTTCGATTTTATCGCTAAACCATTCTCAACAGACCAACTCAGGATAGTTCTTGAAAGGGCGATGAAATATAAAATGCTATCCGATGAAAATAAAAGGCTGAAAGAGGAGCTGATGACATCTTCCATGGGTGAACTTATCGGTAACTCTGAGGTTATGCGTGAAGTAAATGAGATTATAAAACGCGTATCCCTGACGGATGCAAATATTCTTATTACAGGTGAGAGTGGGACCGGAAAAGAAATGGTTGCAAGGCTCATTCATGCAAGGAGCCAGAGAAAATCAAAACCCTTTATTCCTGTTGATTGTGTGGCACTGCCAGAAAACCTTCTCGAAAGTGAGTTGTTCGGATATGAGAAAGGAGCATTTACCGGTGCTAATACAAGCAGACCGGGACTCTTAGAGGCTACTCAGGGAGGTACTCTTTTTCTTGATGAGGTTGGAGAGATGCCACTGACTCTGCAGGCGAAGCTTTTAAGGACGATTCAGGAGAGAGAAGTGAGGCGACTCGGCAGCAGCAAGTTCATAGCAATAGATATCAGAATAATATCAGCAACAAACAGAGACCTTAAAAAGAGTGTTTCAGAAGAGACATTCAGAGATGACCTCTACTATCGCCTCAATGTGATCCGTGTCCTTGTGCCACCTCTAAGAAATAGAAGGGAAGATATCCCCTTGCTTGCGTTATATTTTCTGCATAAATTTAACGATATGCACAAAAAGAATGTAAAGGGTATATCTTCAGATGCAATGGTAATTCTTGAGAATTATTCGTGGCCAGGCAATGTGAGGGAGCTCCAGAATGTTATTGAAAGAGCGGTTGTTATGTGTGATGGAGAAAAAATAAACATTAGAGACCTTCCAGAGGAAATCCATAGGACACTACCTCCTGTCTTTGTAGAGACACTCCCATATAAGGAGGCAAAGGAGGAATGGCTTGCCGCCTTTGAAAGGAATTACCTTCGAGCTCTTTTAAACAGTACTTCAGTTAACATTTCCAAGGCTGCTGAAAAGGCAGGAATTAATAGAAAGACTATACATCGTCTCATAAAAAGATATAAACTTGATATTAGAAACAAAGATTAGTTAGTCTTGGGGCATCTCTTAATTAATAGGTAATTCTATCATGAATGTTGTTCCATTTCCCCCACTGCCTCTTACCGTTATATCACCGCCATGCGCCTTGACGATGTTATAGCTAATGCTGAGGTCGAGTCCGGCTCCTTTGCCTATTTCTCCGAAGGTGAAGTGTGGGTCGAACATTCTTTGCCTTAAATGTCGTGGGATGCTTGGACCATTGTCTGATATCTCGATAATTACCCAACCATTCCTTTTATGGGCCTTTATATGTATTTTATCGCCCTTCCCTGAATCGCTAATTCTATGGATGGCATTTGTTATCAAGCTTACCAATACACGCTCCATTCTGATTTTGTCGATGAAAACCACAGTATCGTCAATCTCGATACATGTCCTTATCTTATAGGTTTCAAGAACCTCCCTCACAAGTTGAACTGTTTTGTCAACAAGGGACCTTACATCTGTTTGGTTTTTTTCAAGGACTGGAACCCTTGAAAAGAGAAAGAGGTCACCGACAATATTACTCATCCGTGCGGTAGATATATTAATTTTACTAGCTACTTCCCTGATTCCATTATGGATAGAAGCGATGTCTATCAACAATTCACTGTACTCACTCACCGCTGTCAATGGTTTGTATAATTCATGGGCAACACCTGTAATCGTCCGTGCCAGTACAGAGAGCTTCTCTGCCTGTATAAGCCTTAGCTCCATTTCTTTCTCAGCAGTTATATCCTTTACGACGATAACACAACCTGTCTCCTTATTATTTATAAGTCTCGGGAATGTCCTGAATGAAAACACCCTGTCACCTATAGAGATCTCCATAGAGGAAATACTCTTGTATACATCCTTACACTCAGATACAAATGATTCACCGAGGATTTCGAATATCCCTTTACCTACTGCATCTCTTCCATACATCCTTTTGGCGGCATCGTTCATCATCTGGACTCTGCAATCTCTGTCAAGGATAAGTACCATGTCCTGTATCGAATCAAAGGTGTGTTGCCATTGTTCTGCCCAATCACGAAGGGCTGTCTCCCGCTCTTTGACTTTAGACTCGAGAGTCGAGACCCTCAGGAGGGATATAGTCGAGAAAACGATAAAGAGAGAAAGTCCTAAGAGGATAATAACTATAGCAATATTCTTTGCCTTCTGAAGCTCCTGTGTTGCAGATTTTAATCTCGCATTTGCCAGGTATGTAGCCCTTTCATATGCTGCTTCGACAAAGGGAATAATCTGGTTTGTAGTGGCTAAGAGCTTTTCAGATTGGCGAGCGAAATCTTTTGAAGGCATTTCTATTACAAGCTCATTGACTAACCTCTCTGCATTCTCTATTCGAGCCATTATATGCTGTGGGTGATGACATCCGTAGCACTGACTCACAATGTTCCGGGCTCTTTCAATGAGACCTTTTGTTTTTGCCCTAAAATTACTTCTCTCGATGGATTTATCCAGCTCAAAAATGACATCTTTAAATTCAGCCCGCTTTATCAGGCTTTTTTGTGCCTCGGTAAGGGATTCCACCCTTTCTTTAACTACAATAAGCCTTGCGCCCATGAACAGGATGCCTGCTGTGGTAATGAAAAGATAAAATAGCATAATCACCAAAAATATTCGTCTCATAACCCTTTTCTTAGAGATAGCAAAATCTATTCCCCTTTGTTACTGTTTATTGCATATTATTGCATACCCCTAAGAATTAAGCACTTACAATGGTTCATGCCCTTTGATTACGGATTATGGAACACAATTTTAGGGACACGGCTGTCCCAAAATAATGAGACATTAATGTCCCTGTCAAAAGAGTTACAATACAATCGAAATTTGAGTAGTCATTAGAAAATAGATTATTTGGGGGACATCTATGCCACAAATGTTTTAGTACGAAAAACCCAATTTTAACCTAACCTTTTGGAAAATTAAGCATTTTCTTTTATTTATCTCGATGGCACAATGTTTGCTAATTTTCCTCTAATTTGAGGATAGAAACCTTACCTCCAATCTAAACGCAGAGAATTTTAACTTGACGACAAAACACTTTCAGGTAGTAATCCCAGATTATAAATACTGGCGGCAGAACATAAGGTGCCAGACAGGGTGTCCTGTTAATACCGACTCCAGAGGCTATGTAAGGGCTATAGCAGAGGGGGACTACGAGAAGGCATACTGGATAGCCCGGATGCCTAATCCACTCGCCTCTATATGCGGAAGGATTTGTGGTGCCCATTGTGAGGTGGCTTGCAGAAGAAGGACTGTTGATGCAGCTATCGCCATAAGGGCATTAAAGAGATTCGTTACAGAGAGATTCGGGGTCGAGATTTGCCACGATAAGAAGGATTTCGTCCAGAATTTTGTAGGGAGATTTAAAGAGGATGGCAGTGGAATAATTGGAATTGCAAAAGAGACTGCAAGGCCTATTTCGATCGTTGGCTCGGGTCCAGCAGGTCTTGCCTGTGCCCATGACCTCGCTCTTATGGGATATAAATCCATCATCTATGAAATGGAGAAGGTAGCCGGGGGAATGTGCGCTGTAGGCATTCCGCCATACAGACTTCCGAGAGAGACACTTGAAGCAGAGATTAATGCAATAAGGGCACTCGGTGTTGAAATCCGACTGGGTGTTGAGATCGGCAGGGATATCCCTCTCAAGAGACTTTATGAAGAATCTGCTGCTGTGCTTTTAGCGGTGGGAGCAAATAAGGCAAGAATCCTTCCTATCGATGGTGCAGACAGCAGGGGGGTCTTCGGAGGTGTTGACTTCCTGAGGGATGTCTCTACTGGTAAAGAGGTGAAGATAGGACCAAAGGTGGTGGCGATCGGAGGCGGAAATGTGGCTTATGATGTAGCAAGGACAGCATTAAGACAGAATGGTGTGGAGTCTGTTGCCTTAATATGTATAGAGGATTTCGAACATATGCTTGCTGATAAGATAGAAATAGAGGAAGGAGAGGAGGAAGGGGTCAAAAGATTCAATAGTTATGGCCCTCATAAAATAAATTCGGATGGAGATGGTAGTGTAAGGTCTGTAACATTTAAGAGGGTTATTTCCATCTTCGACAGTGAAGGGAATTTCAATCCCACCTATGATGAGTCCGATATGATAACACTTTCTGCCGATACGGTCTTTTTTGCAATAGGTCAGGCATACGACCTTTCATTTCTTGATGGAAGCGGGCTTGACATAGTGCGGACGGAGAGAGGGACGATAAAGGTTAGTCCAGATAGGGTTTCCACATCTGTCCCCGGGTTATTTATAGCCGGTGACCTTGCCTATGGACAGAAGCTTGTTATAGATGCGGTGGCAAGTGGTAAGGGGGCTGCTATTGCGATACATGAGTATATAAGCAGGAAAACCTTAAAGCTAAAAACAGAAGAGTTTCACCTAAGAGAATACGAACAGGAGGTCTCACGCAATGAGGTAGCACACCCTAAGGATTATGAAAAGATAAAGAGAAGACCTATCCCCACAATCCCGACAGAGGATAGGGTAAAAAATGTCTTCACTGTTGTCGAGACAGGCTTTACAGAGGATATGGCAGAGGAGCAGGGAGGAAGGTGTCTGAACTGTGCCGTTAATACAATATTTAACAGTGAGAGGTGCATCCTCTGTGGTGGATGTGCCGATGTATGTCCTGAGTACTGTCTGCGGATTGTAAGTCTTGAGAATATCAGGGGTGATGAAACCCTTACAGCACTTTATAGAACCAGATATGGTGAGGAACCTGCAGGTAAACCACCCCACCCAAAGGGTGGGGCTTTCTGGTGGGGTGGTAAAGGTTCAGCGATCATAAAGGATGAAGATAGGTGTATAAGATGCGGTCTCTGTGCAAAGAGATGTCCTGTTGGTGCAATAACCATGGAGAGATTTTTATTTAAGGAGGTGTGGGCAAGTGAGTAACGAGACAAATAATAAAGAGGGTGTATCGAGGAGGAATTTTCTGAGCCTGGCGTCCTGGGGGGCTGCGATCCTCGCATCAATACCTGTAGTGGGTGGGTCATTGAGAATGATGAAACCTACTGTCCATTATGAGGAATCAACTAAATTCAAGATAGGAACGACCGAGAACTTCCCTATAGGCACTATAAGAAAGTTGGATGACCAGAAGGTCTTTATACTCTCTGACGATGAAGGGCTTTATGCAATATCCGCTGTCTGCACCCATCTCGGTTGTATCGTCTTTAAGACCGAGTTGGGTTTCCAGTGCCCATGCCATGGCTCAAGATACAATGAAAGAGGTAAGGTTATCGCTGGACCTGCGCCGAGGGCCCTCCCCTGGTTCGAGATAACCCAGGATGTGAATGGGACCATTATCGTCGATGCTTCAAAGGAAGTTCCCCAGGGGACAAAATATAAGTTTGTATAGATGAGGTCTATAAAATGGAAGAGAAGGCTCGGTCAGGGATAGCCAGATTCAAGGAGAATATAAGGTCACTCAAGAGGTCATTCCTCAGTTCCTTTCTGAGGAGTGGCAAGCCCGTATCTGATAAGTCGAGGGCTGAGGTGATAGTCAACAACTTCTTCCTCCATATGCAGGGAGTCAAGACCCACCTGAATACCTTAAGACCTACTTACACCTTCGGCCTCGGGCTTATATCCTTCTTCCTGTTCGTGATTGTTACCATTTCAGGTATCCTCCTTATGGTCTATTACAGTCCATCCATAGAGCATGCCTACAACACTGTCAAAGACATAAACTATGTTGTTTTTGGTGGAAGGCTCATAAGGAATATCCACAAATGGGCGGGTGAGGGCATGATAATCTTTGTTATGCTCCACATGGCGAGGGTCTTCTATACAGGCTCTTACAAGCAGGGGAGGGAATTCAACTGGATTGTAGGTGTTATGCTCCTTACACTCACCATGGGGGTAAACCTCTCGGGGTATATGCTTCCATGGGATCAGCTTGCATATTGGGCACTATTGATAGTAGCGAATATCATAGGGTCTCCGAGGGAGATCACAGACGCCCTCGGAATAACAAGATACTTTGATATTGGAGGCTTCTTCAAGGAACTCTCCTTAGGCGGCACGATTGCAGGGAAGGAGTCCCTCATAAGGGTTTATCTCCTCCATATAATACTTCTTCCAGGACTCATGTTTATATTTTTAGCTGTCCATTTCTGGAGGATAAGGAAGGACGGTGGACTTACAAAACCTGAGACCTTTGCGCCCACGGAGAAGACAGAAAAGACAGGTGGAATCTTTGTGCCCTATAAGACCTATGGATTGATGGCCCTTTCAGAGGGCAAGACACCTGCTGTTGACAGGGATGTGGAGAATTCTGTGCTGAGCTGGCCCCATCTCCTTCGGGCAGAGCTGGCAGTGTTTATGCTTACCCTCGCTGGTGTGATTGTTTATTCCTTCTATATAAATGCACCCATAAAAGAGCCTGCCAATCCCCTTATACCTGAAAACCCTGCAAAGGCACCCTGGTATTTCCTTGGACTTCAGGAGTTGCTTTCATATTCTGCATTCATGGGTGGTGTTGGTCTCCCGGGTATGGCACTCTTGGGATTTGTCTTGATACCGTATCTTGACAGAGAACAAGAGTATGTGGGGATATGGTTTTCGAATAAACAGGGGAAGATTGTGGCCCTTGAGGCACTAATTGTGGGGACGGTAGTTAATATAGGGTTACTCGCTTTTGTGGTCAATTTCGGCTGGTTTAGGAACTGGTGGCCGGATATACCGCAGTTATTGATTACACTGATAAATCCTGGCAATATCTGGGTCGGTTTTATGATCGCCTACTCAATATGGGTCATAAAGAGGACAGGTTCTACGAGGATGGGAGCTATTGCACTGTTTACCATGTTTCTTATTAGCTATGTCATCTTCACTGCTATGGGGACCTACTTCAGAGGTCCTAACTGGGAATTCTTCTGGTCAAAGAGCCAGTGGCCGATACATTAAGAACAGTTAAGAGTTATGAGTTTTGAGTGATGAGTTTTTAATAAAGCGGGAGAGATATGTACACGAGATTCTGCCTGACACTGGTATTACTATCAGCCCTTGTTTTACTTACCTTTACAGCCTTTGCTATCTATGAAGTGCTGATGCCTGAATGGAAAGATTATCAGACCGAATACAGAGATTTACTCATCAAAAAGGCAAAGGATGAGGCTGCAAAGAGAAGAGCAAAGGCACTGGATGTCAAGGTTCAACAGATTTACCTCGATAGCCTGAAAAGGGTTGACCGCTGCACGAGCTGCCACACAGGTGTTGATAACCCCTTGATGGCGGATGCAAAGGTTCCCTTCAAACAACATAGCGGTGACTATTTAAAGAGCCATCCTCAGGAGAGATTCGGCTGCACTGTCTGTCACTATGGGCAGGGTCGTGCCACAAACAAGAGAGAGGCACACGGCGTGATACCTGTGACCCAGTGGGATTACCCTATTGCATACCGTCTAAAGACACCCTCACCTATGGTGGAGTACCCTGGTGCTGGTCGCGAGATCCACTGGGATTTTCCTATTATACCCTTAAAGTATATCCAGAGCTCCTGTACCCAATGTCACGACCTCAGGTTTATGAAAAGTAGAATGATGGATAAGATTGTGAGGGGTGAGCAGCTCTTCAGGGAGAAGGGATGCAGGGGCTGCCATAAACTTAATGGTGTTGGTGGAGACATCGGTAAAGCCCTCGATGTCGTTGGCTCCCAGCCCTATGCCTATTTCCCCATGAGGTATGTTAAAGGTGAGAAGACGGTCTATGCCTGGCACAAAGAGCATCTTCTTGGTCCGAGTGAGCTTGTGCCTGAAAGTGAGATGAAGGCCAAGACTACAGAGGAAGAGTCAGAACTTCTTACCACCTATGTGTTATCGCTGCGATCAGAAGAGATGCCAAGGAGCTATAGACGGATAAGATATACGCCCCCAGAAAGACCCCGTGACGGCGAGGGATTGTATAAGATGTTCTGCATCGCCTGTCATGCCACAGGTAAGGAGAGCATCTATGACGAGGTCTTTAATCGGACTGTGCCGTCGATAATGAATCCTCCCTTCTTAAAGATCGCCGATGATAAGGAGTTAAAGGCGATAATTAAAGAGGGAAGGAAGGGGACACAGATGACCTCATGGAAGGCAGAGGCTGCAGGGCTTTCTGATACTGAGATTGATAGGATTATTAGGTATATCACGAAAAAGAGACCAAAAGACAGAGCCAGGCCCTTTGAATTTTCGAAATTTAAGGGCGATATGAAAAGGGGCGAGGAGTTATACAATCTCCGTTGTGCCCTCTGCCATAGCCCCAAAGGCGAAGGGGGTTTAGGACTCAATCTCAGAAATCCAGCCGTGCAGAAACTCGTTGGTCCAGAATTTCTTGCAATAACAGTTCGTGATGGGAGGGCAGGCACTCCAATGCCACCTTTTGGCAAAAAAGGTGTTGGGCTTTCAGACCAGGATATAGTTGATGTGGTCTCCTATGTGAAGACGCTTTCAAAGAAGAAATAAGAGAGGATTGGAAATGAAAAGAGCTGTTAAGACATTTAAGAAATCTCACCTACTGCCTGTACTGTCAATTATCCTCTTGATATCTCAACAGATAGGGATTGCTTACGAGACAGAGACCAAAAAGCCTGATCTGGGCAAGAATATCTATGAAGAGCGCTGTATGATATGCCATGGAGCTAAAGGAAATGGCAAGGGTCTGGCGGGCGTCATGAAGAGAGCAGAAAAGAACGGCCGTATAATAAATGTGGAGCCAAGAGACTTCACCATCGGCGTTTTCAGGTTCCGCTCTACACCAACAGGATATCTGCCTACCGATGAAGACTTAATGTTTTTGATTGATAAGGGCATCACAAGGTCATTCATGCCCCCTCATAAAGACCAACTTACAATGGAGGAGAAAAAGGCTGTTATTGGGTATATAAAGACCTTTTCAACAAGATGGAAGGAGGAAGAGCAGGGTGAATCCATACCTGTAAAAAAACCAAGATGGGTTGGCAGCAGTAAATCTGTTGAAAGGGGCAAAAAGGTATACAAAGAGATGAAGTGCTGGGAATGCCATGGAGAGCATGGCAAGGGTGACGGTCCAAAATCAGACAAGATTGAAGACGACTGGGGAAAGCCCATAGTGCCCTTTAATTTTACAGTCGGTGCACTCAAAAGAGGGGCTTCAGCAGAAGATATTTATATAACCTATACCACTGGCCTTGATGGGACAGGGATGCCTTCCTATGAAGACTCATTGGGTGAGGGAGACAGATGGCACCTTGCCTCATATACGCTTAAATTGATGGGGAAGATTAAGTGATCGAAAGAAAGGGGGTGATAATTAAAATTATAAAATGGTGTAAAAGGATGGCAAGTTGTTCTTTAGTTGTTAGCTTAAAAGGTGTCATTTAAATAATGACACAAAAGGGAGGCTAAGGTATGGAAGCGATCAGAAAGAATTTAAAGGTTGGGATGTTGTTTCTCTTAGTGCTTCTGTTGGGTGCGATTGTGGCTACCCTTAGGGGCGCTGATGCCGTAGATACAAAGACTCTTGATCTCGGCAAGAAGGTTTATGAGAACCGCTGTATAATATGTCATGGAGATAAGGGTGATGGTAAA
The nucleotide sequence above comes from Nitrospirota bacterium. Encoded proteins:
- a CDS encoding c-type cytochrome is translated as MYTRFCLTLVLLSALVLLTFTAFAIYEVLMPEWKDYQTEYRDLLIKKAKDEAAKRRAKALDVKVQQIYLDSLKRVDRCTSCHTGVDNPLMADAKVPFKQHSGDYLKSHPQERFGCTVCHYGQGRATNKREAHGVIPVTQWDYPIAYRLKTPSPMVEYPGAGREIHWDFPIIPLKYIQSSCTQCHDLRFMKSRMMDKIVRGEQLFREKGCRGCHKLNGVGGDIGKALDVVGSQPYAYFPMRYVKGEKTVYAWHKEHLLGPSELVPESEMKAKTTEEESELLTTYVLSLRSEEMPRSYRRIRYTPPERPRDGEGLYKMFCIACHATGKESIYDEVFNRTVPSIMNPPFLKIADDKELKAIIKEGRKGTQMTSWKAEAAGLSDTEIDRIIRYITKKRPKDRARPFEFSKFKGDMKRGEELYNLRCALCHSPKGEGGLGLNLRNPAVQKLVGPEFLAITVRDGRAGTPMPPFGKKGVGLSDQDIVDVVSYVKTLSKKK
- a CDS encoding Rieske (2Fe-2S) protein, with translation MSNETNNKEGVSRRNFLSLASWGAAILASIPVVGGSLRMMKPTVHYEESTKFKIGTTENFPIGTIRKLDDQKVFILSDDEGLYAISAVCTHLGCIVFKTELGFQCPCHGSRYNERGKVIAGPAPRALPWFEITQDVNGTIIVDASKEVPQGTKYKFV
- a CDS encoding FAD-dependent oxidoreductase, which gives rise to MTTKHFQVVIPDYKYWRQNIRCQTGCPVNTDSRGYVRAIAEGDYEKAYWIARMPNPLASICGRICGAHCEVACRRRTVDAAIAIRALKRFVTERFGVEICHDKKDFVQNFVGRFKEDGSGIIGIAKETARPISIVGSGPAGLACAHDLALMGYKSIIYEMEKVAGGMCAVGIPPYRLPRETLEAEINAIRALGVEIRLGVEIGRDIPLKRLYEESAAVLLAVGANKARILPIDGADSRGVFGGVDFLRDVSTGKEVKIGPKVVAIGGGNVAYDVARTALRQNGVESVALICIEDFEHMLADKIEIEEGEEEGVKRFNSYGPHKINSDGDGSVRSVTFKRVISIFDSEGNFNPTYDESDMITLSADTVFFAIGQAYDLSFLDGSGLDIVRTERGTIKVSPDRVSTSVPGLFIAGDLAYGQKLVIDAVASGKGAAIAIHEYISRKTLKLKTEEFHLREYEQEVSRNEVAHPKDYEKIKRRPIPTIPTEDRVKNVFTVVETGFTEDMAEEQGGRCLNCAVNTIFNSERCILCGGCADVCPEYCLRIVSLENIRGDETLTALYRTRYGEEPAGKPPHPKGGAFWWGGKGSAIIKDEDRCIRCGLCAKRCPVGAITMERFLFKEVWASE
- a CDS encoding cytochrome b N-terminal domain-containing protein, which encodes MEEKARSGIARFKENIRSLKRSFLSSFLRSGKPVSDKSRAEVIVNNFFLHMQGVKTHLNTLRPTYTFGLGLISFFLFVIVTISGILLMVYYSPSIEHAYNTVKDINYVVFGGRLIRNIHKWAGEGMIIFVMLHMARVFYTGSYKQGREFNWIVGVMLLTLTMGVNLSGYMLPWDQLAYWALLIVANIIGSPREITDALGITRYFDIGGFFKELSLGGTIAGKESLIRVYLLHIILLPGLMFIFLAVHFWRIRKDGGLTKPETFAPTEKTEKTGGIFVPYKTYGLMALSEGKTPAVDRDVENSVLSWPHLLRAELAVFMLTLAGVIVYSFYINAPIKEPANPLIPENPAKAPWYFLGLQELLSYSAFMGGVGLPGMALLGFVLIPYLDREQEYVGIWFSNKQGKIVALEALIVGTVVNIGLLAFVVNFGWFRNWWPDIPQLLITLINPGNIWVGFMIAYSIWVIKRTGSTRMGAIALFTMFLISYVIFTAMGTYFRGPNWEFFWSKSQWPIH
- a CDS encoding c-type cytochrome, whose protein sequence is MKRAVKTFKKSHLLPVLSIILLISQQIGIAYETETKKPDLGKNIYEERCMICHGAKGNGKGLAGVMKRAEKNGRIINVEPRDFTIGVFRFRSTPTGYLPTDEDLMFLIDKGITRSFMPPHKDQLTMEEKKAVIGYIKTFSTRWKEEEQGESIPVKKPRWVGSSKSVERGKKVYKEMKCWECHGEHGKGDGPKSDKIEDDWGKPIVPFNFTVGALKRGASAEDIYITYTTGLDGTGMPSYEDSLGEGDRWHLASYTLKLMGKIK